One genomic region from Nostoc sphaeroides encodes:
- a CDS encoding serine/threonine-protein kinase: MSQSHTTRPEIAAGTLIDNRYIIQKLLGQGGLGRTYLAFDTRRFNEACVLKEFAPIGTGESGLEQYRNLFKREAKILHQLQHPQIPKFLACFEGDGRLFLVQEYVDGKTYSRLLGELQRQGRNFSQEEVIEWLKNLLPVLEYIHQHNIIHRDISPDNIMLPDGKDLPVLIDFGVGKQIADMNEGRSSNHQVTFVGKMSLVGKVGYAPREQISLGLCSPSSDLYALGVTAIVLLTGRDPSLLMDQYSLEWNWRYYTYVTDGFAQVLDQMLADRPNKRYQTAREVLIDLERIREPEVVMSPAIMLDDLPPTVFNPEFQAMSPISPSYNQAGETIFSSPTSPTIPQNGRIKEHQPSLQRSFLKHCQQELAYHIGPMANLVMEEILAENPYISPDQFIELIAREIPDFQAALEFKKSLFL, encoded by the coding sequence ATGTCACAGTCCCACACCACAAGACCAGAAATAGCTGCTGGAACTCTAATCGATAACCGCTATATTATTCAAAAACTTCTGGGACAGGGAGGATTGGGGCGAACTTACTTGGCCTTTGACACTCGTCGGTTTAATGAAGCTTGTGTTCTCAAGGAATTTGCACCCATTGGCACAGGGGAGAGTGGACTGGAACAATATCGCAACTTATTTAAAAGAGAGGCAAAAATTCTTCATCAATTGCAACATCCTCAAATTCCCAAATTTTTGGCTTGCTTTGAAGGAGATGGTCGGTTATTCCTAGTACAAGAGTATGTTGACGGTAAAACATATTCTAGGCTGCTGGGAGAACTTCAACGTCAAGGAAGAAACTTTTCCCAAGAAGAAGTTATAGAGTGGCTAAAGAATCTGCTGCCTGTTTTGGAATATATTCACCAGCACAACATCATTCATCGAGATATTTCGCCTGATAACATAATGTTACCTGATGGCAAGGATCTGCCAGTGCTGATTGATTTCGGTGTAGGCAAGCAAATTGCTGACATGAATGAAGGGAGAAGTTCTAACCACCAGGTGACTTTTGTTGGCAAAATGTCCCTTGTCGGCAAAGTGGGGTATGCTCCCCGCGAACAGATTAGCTTGGGTTTATGTTCCCCCTCTAGTGACCTTTATGCTTTGGGGGTAACAGCTATTGTACTACTTACAGGTAGAGATCCATCTTTACTAATGGATCAATATTCCTTAGAGTGGAACTGGCGTTATTATACCTATGTTACTGATGGGTTCGCTCAAGTACTCGATCAAATGTTGGCAGATAGACCTAACAAGCGATACCAAACAGCTAGGGAAGTTCTTATTGATTTAGAGCGGATTAGAGAACCAGAAGTGGTAATGTCTCCTGCAATCATGCTGGATGATTTGCCCCCCACCGTATTTAATCCTGAATTTCAGGCTATGTCGCCAATATCGCCGTCATACAACCAAGCTGGGGAAACAATTTTTAGTTCACCTACTTCACCGACTATTCCGCAAAATGGGCGAATTAAAGAACACCAACCTTCGCTCCAACGATCATTTCTTAAACATTGTCAGCAAGAGTTAGCTTACCACATCGGGCCAATGGCAAATCTAGTTATGGAAGAAATCTTAGCTGAAAATCCTTACATTTCACCCGACCAATTTATTGAACTCATAGCCAGGGAAATTCCTGACTTTCAAGCAGCTTTGGAATTCAAAAAAAGCTTATTCTTATAA
- a CDS encoding Uma2 family endonuclease, translating into MTSSPHYIPQSDPPLPPWETLPTMYDLPSDNPEEPGLPDDFHFLQPLLLYLTFQPINWNPELVYSAADLNLYYDLQHPLWYKRPDWFGVVGVGKLYKGQDLRLSYVTWQEPANPFVVVELLSPGTEDEDLGTRRESAADKPPSKWEVYERILRIPYYVVFSRYTNELRAFQLVGGHYEPMNLTNGYLLMPEIDLSLGLWQGSFRDIERLWLRWFTLTGELIPAPTEEAVAATERAIIAEQEATEAKQEATEARQEAAQAKRKAEQLAERLRQLGVNPDELDELL; encoded by the coding sequence ATGACTTCTTCTCCACATTACATCCCTCAATCTGACCCGCCGCTTCCTCCTTGGGAAACGCTACCAACGATGTATGATTTACCAAGTGACAACCCAGAGGAACCAGGCTTGCCAGACGATTTTCACTTTTTACAACCCTTACTTTTATATTTAACTTTTCAGCCCATTAACTGGAATCCCGAACTAGTTTACAGTGCGGCTGACCTTAATCTCTACTATGATTTACAGCATCCTTTATGGTATAAGCGCCCAGATTGGTTTGGTGTCGTAGGTGTAGGAAAATTATACAAAGGGCAGGATTTACGCTTAAGTTATGTAACTTGGCAAGAACCAGCAAATCCCTTTGTGGTTGTTGAGTTATTATCTCCAGGTACGGAAGACGAAGATTTAGGCACAAGAAGAGAAAGTGCAGCAGATAAACCTCCTAGTAAATGGGAAGTTTATGAGCGAATTTTGCGGATTCCTTACTATGTTGTTTTTAGTCGCTATACTAATGAACTTCGGGCTTTTCAGTTAGTCGGCGGTCACTATGAACCGATGAACTTGACTAATGGATATCTATTAATGCCAGAGATAGATTTAAGTTTAGGCTTATGGCAAGGTTCATTTCGAGATATTGAAAGGTTGTGGTTGAGGTGGTTCACTTTGACAGGAGAATTAATTCCCGCACCCACAGAGGAAGCTGTTGCTGCAACTGAACGAGCTATTATTGCTGAACAAGAAGCTACAGAAGCTAAACAAGAAGCTACAGAAGCTAGACAAGAAGCTGCTCAAGCTAAACGAAAAGCAGAACAATTAGCAGAACGTTTGCGTCAATTAGGCGTGAATCCTGATGAACTAGATGAATTATTGTAG
- a CDS encoding HNH endonuclease: MIDDATKEIVRKRANYLCEYCHSPERISTTRFTVDHLIPKSR; this comes from the coding sequence ATGATTGATGATGCTACTAAAGAAATTGTCCGTAAACGCGCCAATTATTTGTGTGAGTATTGCCATTCTCCCGAACGTATTTCCACAACCAGATTTACAGTAGACCATTTGATACCAAAATCTAGATGA
- a CDS encoding Uma2 family endonuclease — translation MTTLTQGYQITWEKLPDDYKLPDDPVDNINQPALAAALTESLQLAGKISANALTTTNYGICATLNNKMVIKAPDWAFIAKINVSREEVIRSYTPQLQGDIPVIVMEFVSDTQETEYSIKATYPPGKWFFYERILKVPNYIIFEPDSGSFEMYRLESTEQYILQEPDENQRYWIAEMNLYLGVSQGTRENRTGKWLRWWDEQGNLLPWGSELAQQERQRAEQERQRAEQERQRAQRLAAQLRAAGIEPED, via the coding sequence ATGACAACCCTCACCCAAGGCTACCAAATCACTTGGGAAAAACTACCCGATGATTACAAACTACCAGACGATCCAGTGGACAACATCAACCAACCAGCCTTAGCTGCTGCACTCACAGAAAGCCTACAATTAGCCGGAAAAATTTCAGCTAACGCCCTAACAACAACTAATTACGGCATTTGTGCCACTTTAAACAACAAAATGGTCATTAAAGCCCCTGATTGGGCTTTCATTGCCAAAATTAATGTTAGTAGAGAAGAAGTAATACGCAGTTACACCCCTCAATTACAGGGTGACATTCCCGTAATTGTGATGGAATTTGTTTCCGATACACAGGAGACAGAGTATTCTATCAAAGCGACATATCCCCCAGGAAAATGGTTTTTCTACGAGCGCATTTTAAAAGTACCAAACTACATCATCTTTGAACCAGATAGCGGTAGTTTCGAGATGTATCGCCTAGAAAGCACAGAACAGTACATTTTGCAAGAGCCTGATGAAAATCAACGCTATTGGATAGCAGAAATGAATCTTTACCTTGGAGTGTCGCAAGGTACTCGTGAAAACCGCACAGGAAAGTGGTTACGGTGGTGGGATGAACAAGGAAACCTTTTGCCTTGGGGTTCCGAGTTAGCCCAACAGGAACGCCAACGCGCCGAACAGGAACGCCAACGCGCCGAACAAGAACGCCAACGTGCTCAACGACTAGCAGCACAATTGCGGGCGGCAGGAATTGAGCCAGAAGATTAG
- the radA gene encoding DNA repair protein RadA encodes MAKPKTFFVCNECGAESPQWFGKCPGCGTYNSLEEQITIQSSVDVPSRGGVSGWQSTQSNGKSHAKPAKARASLTFDQITDRQIARWESGYEELDRVLGGGVVPGSMVLIGGDPGIGKSTLLLQVSNQLAQKYRILYVTGEESGQQVKLRASRLGVSKTLSVLNEEDVKVVVDPTLPIDPDSIGADLYVLPETDLEEILREIDSLKPNVAVIDSIQTVFFPALTSAPGSVAQVRECTAALMKVAKHEDVTMLIVGHVTKEGAIAGPKVLEHLVDTVLYFEGDRFASHRLLRTVKNRFGATHEIGIFEMVAEGLREVSNPSELFLGNRDDPAPGTAIVVACEGTRPIVVELQALVSPTSYPSPRRAGTGVDYNRLVQILAVLEKRVGIPMSKLDSYVASAGGLNVEEPAVDLGIAIAIVASFRDRIVDPGTVLIGEVGLGGQVRSVSQMELRLKEAAKLGFKRAIVPKGTKFPDLNIEILPVSKVIDAIIAAIPHQELTADDLEPDEDE; translated from the coding sequence ATGGCAAAGCCAAAAACCTTTTTTGTGTGTAATGAATGTGGAGCAGAATCGCCCCAGTGGTTTGGTAAATGTCCAGGTTGCGGCACTTACAACTCTCTAGAAGAACAGATCACTATTCAATCCTCAGTAGATGTACCCAGTCGAGGGGGAGTGAGTGGTTGGCAATCAACTCAAAGTAATGGCAAATCTCACGCTAAACCAGCTAAAGCGCGAGCCTCCTTAACATTTGACCAAATTACCGATCGCCAAATTGCCCGATGGGAGTCTGGTTATGAAGAATTGGATCGGGTGCTTGGGGGTGGGGTTGTCCCTGGCTCGATGGTACTGATTGGCGGCGATCCGGGTATTGGTAAATCGACTTTATTACTGCAAGTATCTAATCAATTAGCACAGAAATACCGCATCCTTTACGTAACTGGTGAAGAATCGGGACAGCAGGTAAAATTACGAGCTTCCCGTTTAGGAGTATCAAAAACCCTAAGTGTGCTTAATGAGGAGGATGTTAAGGTAGTAGTAGATCCTACACTTCCTATAGACCCTGACAGTATAGGTGCAGATTTATATGTACTGCCAGAAACAGATTTAGAAGAGATTTTACGGGAAATAGATTCTCTCAAGCCAAACGTGGCGGTGATTGATAGTATCCAAACAGTATTTTTTCCGGCGTTGACTTCTGCACCCGGTTCAGTAGCTCAGGTACGGGAATGTACGGCAGCATTGATGAAGGTGGCGAAGCACGAAGATGTCACTATGCTGATTGTCGGACACGTCACCAAAGAAGGAGCGATCGCCGGGCCAAAAGTTTTAGAACATTTAGTTGATACAGTGTTGTATTTTGAAGGCGATCGCTTTGCCTCCCATCGGTTATTACGGACAGTAAAAAACCGTTTTGGTGCAACTCACGAAATCGGCATTTTTGAAATGGTGGCTGAGGGACTACGGGAAGTCTCCAATCCCTCAGAGCTATTTTTAGGCAACCGTGATGATCCCGCACCCGGTACGGCAATTGTGGTTGCTTGCGAAGGTACTCGCCCCATCGTTGTAGAGTTGCAAGCTTTGGTGAGTCCCACCAGCTACCCCTCACCCCGGCGGGCTGGAACTGGCGTAGACTACAACCGCCTAGTGCAAATTCTCGCCGTCTTAGAAAAACGGGTGGGAATTCCCATGTCCAAGTTAGATTCTTACGTTGCTTCTGCGGGTGGGTTGAATGTAGAAGAACCGGCGGTAGATTTGGGAATTGCGATCGCGATCGTAGCCAGTTTCCGCGATCGCATCGTCGATCCCGGTACAGTATTAATCGGTGAAGTTGGATTAGGCGGACAAGTGCGATCGGTTTCCCAAATGGAACTGCGGTTAAAAGAAGCTGCTAAGTTGGGATTTAAAAGAGCGATCGTGCCAAAAGGAACAAAATTCCCCGACTTGAATATTGAAATATTACCCGTCTCTAAAGTTATAGATGCAATTATCGCCGCCATCCCGCATCAAGAATTGACAGCCGACGATTTAGAACCCGATGAAGATGAGTAA
- the rpaB gene encoding response regulator transcription factor RpaB, whose amino-acid sequence MESHKEKILVVDDEASIRRILETRLSMIGYDVVTAGDGEEALDIFRKTDPDLVVLDVMMPKLDGYGVCQELRKESDVPIIMLTALGDVADRITGLELGADDYVVKPFSPKELEARIRSVLRRVDKTGGSGIPSSGVIHVANIKIDTNKRQVYKGDERIRLTGMEFSLLELVVSRSGEPFSRSEILQEVWGYTPERHVDTRVVDVHISRLRAKLEDDPSNPELILTARGTGYLFQRIIEQGEE is encoded by the coding sequence TTGGAAAGCCATAAAGAAAAAATCTTGGTGGTAGACGACGAAGCCAGCATTCGCCGGATTTTGGAAACGCGCCTTTCGATGATTGGCTACGATGTAGTGACGGCTGGCGATGGGGAAGAAGCATTAGATATTTTCCGCAAAACTGATCCTGACCTGGTAGTTTTAGATGTAATGATGCCAAAGCTAGACGGCTATGGTGTATGTCAAGAATTACGAAAAGAATCAGATGTCCCGATTATTATGCTAACAGCCTTGGGGGACGTGGCCGATCGCATCACCGGTCTAGAATTGGGTGCTGATGACTACGTAGTTAAACCATTTTCCCCCAAAGAGCTAGAAGCTCGAATTCGCTCGGTGTTGCGGCGGGTAGATAAAACCGGTGGATCTGGCATTCCCAGTTCTGGCGTAATCCATGTCGCTAACATTAAAATCGATACGAATAAGCGACAAGTCTACAAAGGCGATGAGCGGATTCGATTGACGGGTATGGAGTTCAGCTTGTTAGAGTTGGTAGTTAGTCGCTCTGGAGAACCTTTTTCTCGTTCAGAAATTTTGCAGGAGGTTTGGGGTTATACACCAGAGCGCCATGTTGATACCCGCGTAGTGGATGTACATATATCCCGTTTGCGGGCAAAGTTAGAAGATGATCCTAGCAATCCAGAATTGATTCTTACAGCACGAGGTACTGGTTATCTTTTCCAGCGAATTATTGAACAAGGGGAGGAGTGA
- a CDS encoding cofactor assembly of complex C subunit B: MTKPDPNRVLRRLPIVVGGLGAVLLLINRLLTPELTQSQSRGDVMGVILSAVLILTGLIWQQVQPRSPDTVELIGEVGFVLAADLPEAVKTELAWASHLLLTNTVTRSLVVYYQGKVLLRRGILSTKSEVVPGVILKQVLEKQKPIYLVALKVYPGRFEFDYLPENTQGVICQPIGNQGALILGANAPRSYTKQDENWIAGIADKLAVTLGS, from the coding sequence ATGACAAAACCTGATCCTAATCGAGTTTTGCGGCGTCTACCCATTGTCGTAGGTGGGCTAGGCGCTGTACTTTTGCTGATTAACCGTTTATTAACACCGGAACTAACCCAATCTCAATCGCGTGGTGATGTGATGGGTGTGATTTTGAGTGCGGTGTTAATTTTGACGGGTTTAATTTGGCAGCAAGTTCAGCCGCGATCGCCTGATACTGTAGAACTAATTGGTGAAGTTGGTTTTGTACTAGCAGCAGATTTACCTGAAGCCGTGAAAACAGAGCTAGCTTGGGCATCTCATTTATTATTGACTAATACAGTCACGCGATCGCTGGTGGTTTATTATCAAGGTAAAGTTTTGTTGCGTCGCGGGATTCTGAGTACTAAATCTGAGGTTGTACCAGGAGTAATCTTAAAACAGGTACTCGAAAAACAAAAGCCGATTTATCTAGTTGCGCTAAAAGTATATCCAGGTAGATTTGAATTTGATTATTTACCAGAGAATACTCAAGGTGTAATTTGTCAACCTATTGGAAACCAAGGCGCTCTAATTTTGGGCGCGAATGCTCCTCGCAGCTACACCAAACAAGATGAAAACTGGATTGCCGGAATTGCTGATAAATTAGCCGTTACTCTTGGCTCTTAG
- a CDS encoding DUF456 domain-containing protein produces MQIIYWLLLAVMLVGIIGAVVPAIPGSSLILIAIIVWGIVSSSFAAIKIPLIVTVIVLLLSIGVDFLASYVGAKQAGASKWGQIGAIVGLVVGFLGLLPTLPFGGPLLGILLGPLLGAIIGEYLYRREFGLAIKAGIGIVVGSLVGNLIQGLLAIAAVVVFVVTTWPQVFGS; encoded by the coding sequence ATGCAAATTATTTATTGGCTATTACTGGCTGTAATGCTTGTGGGTATCATTGGTGCTGTAGTTCCTGCCATTCCTGGTAGCAGCTTAATTTTAATTGCAATTATCGTCTGGGGAATCGTTAGTAGTTCTTTTGCGGCTATCAAGATTCCCTTAATTGTGACGGTTATAGTTTTACTGCTCAGTATTGGAGTGGATTTTTTAGCTAGTTATGTGGGAGCAAAACAAGCTGGAGCTAGCAAGTGGGGGCAAATTGGCGCAATTGTCGGTTTGGTGGTGGGTTTTTTGGGATTATTGCCAACATTGCCTTTTGGTGGGCCACTGTTAGGAATTTTACTAGGCCCGCTTTTGGGAGCAATTATCGGTGAGTATCTTTACCGACGTGAATTCGGATTGGCGATTAAAGCGGGTATAGGAATTGTAGTCGGCTCTTTGGTTGGAAATTTGATTCAAGGGCTGTTAGCGATCGCCGCAGTTGTAGTTTTCGTTGTGACAACTTGGCCGCAGGTATTTGGCTCTTAG
- a CDS encoding PEP-CTERM sorting domain-containing protein: protein MINLKSRLLNATLAITAAIPLATAGLFTSTGSAQAAALNGGFNYGSAGFPATTVTVSKTSLKFDPSPGLASLSLRSGHFTAFNAASIFNVTTNPLAAGSLFLDLGVFATPGTLTDGANTFRLTAFNTPTFSIQSAGTNVRVNYLGFFDDGAGNKTNAEGYITFVTQDTDAEGTYNSGKTFDATFTGLAVSTVPEPAALLGLGAVGAVMAMSRRRKSFAQ from the coding sequence ATGATTAATTTAAAATCTAGATTACTAAATGCAACTCTAGCCATTACTGCTGCAATTCCTTTAGCTACTGCTGGGTTGTTTACATCTACTGGTTCAGCACAAGCTGCTGCACTCAATGGCGGTTTTAATTACGGTAGTGCTGGGTTTCCTGCTACTACGGTTACAGTGTCCAAAACATCCTTAAAATTTGACCCTAGCCCTGGTTTAGCCTCACTATCATTACGAAGTGGACATTTTACAGCATTCAACGCAGCTAGCATATTTAACGTTACAACTAACCCTTTAGCAGCTGGTTCTCTTTTTCTTGACTTAGGTGTATTTGCAACCCCTGGCACTCTCACAGATGGAGCAAATACATTTCGTTTGACAGCTTTCAATACCCCGACATTCTCTATACAGAGTGCAGGAACAAATGTAAGAGTGAATTACCTTGGATTCTTTGATGATGGAGCTGGTAACAAAACCAATGCAGAGGGATACATCACTTTTGTTACTCAAGATACTGATGCAGAAGGAACTTACAATAGTGGTAAAACGTTTGATGCAACCTTTACAGGTCTTGCGGTAAGTACAGTTCCCGAACCAGCTGCATTATTAGGCTTGGGTGCAGTAGGTGCAGTAATGGCTATGTCTCGCCGACGCAAAAGTTTCGCTCAATAG
- the nblB gene encoding phycobilisome degradation protein NblB, which produces MSITPESVQQLLSSENLGDRLRAVNQIRELEPAIAFELIQSAIGDPNSRVRYSAVSQMDTLGTQDLQLSLDILRDRLLHDSEVDVQAAAADCLGALKLHEAFEDLQHLYHTTTEWLIQFSIIATLGELGDPRAFELLKEALSSENELVQTAAISSLGDLGDLQAVPLLAPYATNPDWQIRYRVVQALARLGSAEAKSILETLANDEMEAIATEAKQSLQSV; this is translated from the coding sequence ATGAGTATTACTCCAGAGTCTGTTCAGCAATTGCTCAGTTCTGAGAATTTAGGCGATCGCTTACGTGCAGTAAATCAAATCCGCGAACTGGAACCTGCGATCGCCTTTGAATTAATTCAAAGTGCTATTGGCGATCCCAATTCCCGTGTGCGGTACTCGGCGGTGAGTCAAATGGATACACTCGGAACACAAGATTTACAGTTATCTTTGGATATCTTGCGCGATCGCTTGCTTCATGACTCCGAAGTAGATGTCCAAGCAGCAGCAGCAGACTGTTTGGGCGCTTTGAAGTTACATGAAGCTTTTGAAGACTTGCAACACCTTTACCATACAACCACTGAATGGCTAATACAATTCAGTATTATCGCCACATTAGGAGAGTTGGGCGATCCACGAGCCTTTGAACTACTCAAAGAGGCACTTTCATCAGAAAACGAATTAGTCCAAACTGCTGCTATTAGTTCTTTAGGTGACTTGGGAGATTTACAAGCAGTTCCTTTGTTGGCTCCCTATGCTACCAATCCAGATTGGCAAATTCGTTACAGAGTTGTACAAGCCTTGGCCCGTTTGGGTAGTGCAGAAGCTAAATCTATATTAGAAACTCTAGCTAATGATGAAATGGAAGCGATCGCAACTGAAGCAAAACAATCTTTGCAATCAGTTTAA
- a CDS encoding CBS domain-containing protein, producing MPKTVADVMSRDPIVVRVETPLKEAIQILAERHISGLPVVDDVGKLVGIISETDLMWQETGVTPPAYIMFLDSVIYLKNPATYERDLHKALGQTVGEVMSKNPIAISPDKTLSQAATIMHDRSVHRLPVLDGTNQVIGILTRGDIIRAMAASQD from the coding sequence ATGCCTAAAACCGTTGCCGATGTGATGAGCCGCGATCCTATTGTCGTTCGGGTGGAAACTCCACTGAAGGAAGCTATCCAAATTCTCGCAGAACGCCACATCAGTGGACTACCTGTTGTGGATGATGTCGGTAAATTGGTGGGTATTATATCAGAAACTGATTTGATGTGGCAAGAAACTGGTGTTACTCCACCTGCGTACATCATGTTTCTTGATAGCGTTATCTATTTAAAAAATCCTGCTACTTATGAACGTGATTTGCACAAGGCTTTAGGGCAAACCGTTGGGGAGGTGATGAGTAAAAACCCGATCGCTATTTCCCCTGATAAAACTTTAAGCCAAGCCGCTACGATTATGCACGATCGCAGCGTTCACCGCTTGCCAGTACTTGACGGCACGAATCAAGTAATTGGTATCCTGACTCGTGGTGATATTATTCGGGCAATGGCAGCAAGTCAAGATTAA
- the mutT gene encoding 8-oxo-dGTP diphosphatase MutT, with product MSETSSFPPHKIIGVGVIWNDQEQILIDRRRPEGAMGGLWEFPGGKIEPGETIRECIQREISEELGIVIEVGEHLITIDHTYTDLRVTLTVHHCRHVTGIPQPLESDEIRWVTLEELEEFTFPKANIQIIAALKGSGEWGVGR from the coding sequence ATGAGTGAAACCAGTTCTTTCCCACCCCATAAAATTATTGGTGTTGGAGTAATTTGGAACGATCAAGAGCAAATTTTAATCGATCGCCGTCGTCCAGAAGGAGCAATGGGTGGTTTGTGGGAATTTCCTGGTGGTAAAATTGAGCCTGGTGAAACTATCCGAGAGTGTATTCAACGAGAAATTTCTGAAGAACTGGGAATAGTAATTGAAGTAGGAGAGCATCTGATTACTATTGATCACACCTATACAGACTTGCGCGTTACCCTCACAGTACATCACTGCCGCCATGTTACAGGTATTCCCCAACCGTTGGAATCTGATGAAATTCGCTGGGTAACCTTGGAAGAACTGGAGGAGTTTACTTTTCCTAAAGCAAATATTCAAATTATTGCTGCCTTAAAAGGGAGTGGGGAGTGGGGAGTGGGGAGATGA
- a CDS encoding DUF760 domain-containing protein translates to MNNPSNRVSEFFNSESETSDLLWQYVKSLSPETVTQLSKPTSAEVFQVMERNITGLLGNLPSESFGVTVTTSRESLGRLLASAMISGYFLRNAEQRMDFEIALQGSETNSSEID, encoded by the coding sequence ATGAATAACCCATCCAATCGTGTCTCAGAATTTTTCAATAGCGAATCGGAAACTAGCGATTTGCTATGGCAGTATGTTAAATCTTTGAGTCCTGAAACAGTTACCCAACTATCTAAACCCACATCTGCCGAAGTTTTTCAGGTGATGGAACGGAATATTACAGGACTATTGGGTAATTTACCTTCAGAAAGCTTTGGCGTTACTGTAACTACCAGTCGAGAAAGTCTGGGTCGGCTTCTGGCTTCTGCTATGATTAGTGGTTATTTCTTGCGTAACGCTGAACAGAGAATGGATTTTGAAATCGCTCTACAAGGATCTGAAACCAACAGCAGCGAAATTGACTAG